A window of Tautonia plasticadhaerens contains these coding sequences:
- a CDS encoding SDR family oxidoreductase, with translation MPRRAGGRSRSPPEPPQNAPRSEPMASKSPVTEPSPPFEPQSQERPGLDAEMNPRPKHSGAGYRPADKLKGQVALITGGDSGIGAAVAILFAREGADVAIVYLPEEQADADHVRDHVEQVGRKALLIPGDIQDSGFCTRAVEATVKELGKLDILVNNAAYMARRQSIEEITDEELDRTFRTNIYSYFYMTRAALKHLKPGGAIINTGSVAGMDGSKGIPDYSSSKGAIHSFTKALAQMLVERRIRVNCVAPGPVWTPLNASARVEQDMAGYGKSVPMGRPGQPEEMAPAYVYFASNPDSSYVTGEVLSLYGGVTQAG, from the coding sequence CTGCCCCGCCGGGCGGGCGGGCGATCTCGATCGCCGCCCGAACCCCCTCAAAACGCACCCAGGAGCGAACCGATGGCCTCCAAGAGCCCGGTGACGGAGCCCTCCCCCCCCTTCGAGCCCCAGTCCCAGGAACGACCCGGCCTCGATGCGGAGATGAACCCGAGGCCGAAGCATTCCGGCGCCGGATACCGGCCGGCCGACAAGCTCAAGGGACAGGTCGCCCTGATCACCGGGGGCGACTCGGGCATCGGCGCGGCCGTGGCCATCCTCTTCGCCCGGGAAGGGGCCGACGTGGCGATCGTCTACCTGCCCGAAGAGCAGGCCGACGCCGACCACGTCCGGGACCACGTCGAGCAGGTCGGCCGCAAGGCCCTGCTCATCCCCGGCGACATCCAGGACTCCGGATTCTGCACGCGGGCCGTCGAGGCGACCGTCAAGGAACTCGGCAAGCTCGACATCCTCGTCAACAACGCCGCCTACATGGCCAGGCGGCAGTCGATCGAGGAGATCACCGACGAGGAGCTGGATCGGACCTTCCGGACGAACATCTACTCGTACTTCTACATGACCCGAGCCGCCCTGAAGCACCTGAAGCCCGGCGGGGCGATCATCAACACGGGGTCGGTCGCCGGCATGGACGGGTCCAAGGGGATCCCGGACTACTCGTCGTCGAAGGGGGCGATCCATTCGTTCACGAAGGCCCTGGCCCAGATGCTGGTCGAGCGCCGGATCCGGGTCAACTGCGTCGCCCCCGGGCCGGTCTGGACCCCCCTGAACGCGTCGGCCCGGGTTGAGCAGGACATGGCCGGCTACGGCAAGTCCGTGCCGATGGGCCGGCCCGGCCAGCCCGAGGAGATGGCGCCGGCCTACGTCTACTTCGC